The following coding sequences are from one Mycolicibacterium aichiense window:
- a CDS encoding glycosyltransferase — MAVVLAYTAPALGHLFPFCALLTELASRGHRVHVRTLAAGVELCRELGFAAEAVDPRIEALQSAGPPAGGVLRSAGNTVRVLGQCAQYEVDDFRDAVTEVGPDICVIDANSWGAQSAAETMPGPWVVLSPFIPYLRSPGSAPFGAGVAPRPGPIGLVRDWGIQLVTSVVFDLPFRSEISPVRKRLGLPKVRSAGQLLRRAPALLIATGKPFEYRHTDWGPNVELMGPAAFDPPRTGDESWLDEIEAPIVLVTTSSLAQADNELVGTAIDALEGLPVHVVATLPGGGNVDVRQRPGATLSRFTSHSAILDRTVCVITHGGMGITQKALARGIPVCVVPFGRDQFEVARRVEIARCGTRLPARRLTRARLRAAVEEAMTMAEGAAAVAAGFEATGGVRRGADRVEGLLQKWPLRTP, encoded by the coding sequence ATGGCGGTAGTACTGGCCTACACCGCACCCGCGCTGGGCCACCTCTTCCCGTTCTGCGCGCTGCTGACCGAGCTCGCGTCGCGCGGTCACCGGGTGCACGTGCGCACCCTCGCCGCGGGAGTGGAGCTGTGCCGCGAGTTGGGCTTCGCGGCCGAGGCCGTCGATCCGCGCATCGAGGCGCTTCAGAGCGCGGGCCCGCCCGCCGGCGGCGTGCTGCGTTCGGCAGGCAACACCGTGCGCGTGTTGGGCCAGTGCGCACAATACGAAGTCGACGACTTCCGAGATGCCGTCACCGAGGTCGGGCCCGATATCTGCGTGATCGACGCCAACAGCTGGGGAGCCCAGTCAGCCGCCGAAACGATGCCGGGACCATGGGTGGTGCTCAGTCCGTTCATCCCTTACCTGAGGTCCCCCGGCTCCGCTCCGTTCGGCGCCGGCGTCGCTCCCCGCCCCGGCCCGATCGGCCTCGTGCGCGACTGGGGCATACAGCTGGTCACCAGCGTCGTGTTCGATCTGCCGTTCAGGTCCGAAATATCGCCGGTGCGAAAGCGTTTGGGGCTGCCGAAAGTACGTAGCGCCGGCCAGCTCCTGCGACGGGCCCCGGCGCTGCTGATTGCGACCGGGAAGCCGTTCGAGTACCGGCACACCGACTGGGGCCCGAACGTGGAGCTCATGGGTCCGGCCGCGTTCGACCCACCACGCACCGGCGACGAATCGTGGCTCGACGAGATCGAGGCCCCCATCGTGCTGGTGACAACGTCGTCGTTGGCCCAAGCCGACAACGAACTCGTCGGCACCGCCATCGACGCACTCGAAGGGCTGCCGGTGCACGTGGTGGCAACACTGCCCGGCGGGGGCAACGTCGATGTGCGGCAACGTCCCGGAGCCACCCTGTCCCGCTTCACCTCGCACTCGGCGATCCTGGATCGCACGGTGTGCGTCATCACCCACGGCGGGATGGGCATCACGCAAAAGGCGTTGGCCCGTGGAATCCCGGTCTGTGTGGTGCCTTTCGGGCGCGACCAGTTCGAAGTGGCGCGCCGGGTCGAAATCGCGCGATGCGGGACGCGCTTACCGGCCCGCCGGCTCACCAGAGCGCGCCTGCGCGCCGCGGTCGAAGAGGCGATGACGATGGCTGAGGGTGCGGCCGCGGTGGCAGCCGGGTTCGAGGCCACCGGCGGGGTGCGTCGCGGCGCCGACCGCGTGGAGGGCCTGCTGCAGAAATGGCCGCTGCGAACGCCGTGA
- a CDS encoding zinc ribbon domain-containing protein codes for MTDHPDIATMPCPGCAHDVPAGRFCVRCGAHLSVASDKRPSRLRVSDFAAAPGENVLQPAIVSSMFPHLPSRSRVAFRFALGLLLAVLVAFCVLQWYVPMLALAIFAPPTLIAIYLIESRLLTDLPAWVWVLTAVLGAAVGVAWATLTGAIVAESYSLGLGAQVPTARLLRDAVIIPFGGLLAMQLPVIVVRLLRPPVRESLHGAVIGLLGGAMFLLATNVIRMIPQFGDSAVTGDLPVEDLLLQAGVRGIGEPLTGLSLSALIGAWLWYVNRRNLRTVAVGGVGLIIGAAAYACVGLAQAYRLPPYLQFCVHIVFAVAAVIALRLALQVTMLRDEDVETYPALPILCVWCQHVVPDTTFCPACGVAAQAASQTSRAQRRQDRPQRQIATAES; via the coding sequence ATGACCGATCATCCAGACATCGCGACGATGCCGTGCCCGGGCTGCGCCCATGACGTCCCCGCGGGCCGGTTCTGTGTGCGTTGCGGCGCACACCTCTCGGTGGCTTCGGACAAGCGTCCCAGCCGGCTGCGGGTGAGCGACTTCGCCGCCGCGCCGGGCGAGAACGTGCTCCAGCCGGCGATCGTGAGCTCGATGTTCCCGCACCTGCCGAGTCGCTCCCGGGTCGCGTTCCGGTTCGCACTCGGGCTTCTGCTGGCCGTGCTCGTCGCGTTCTGCGTGCTGCAGTGGTACGTCCCGATGCTGGCGCTGGCCATTTTCGCGCCGCCCACGCTGATCGCGATCTATCTGATCGAGTCCCGGCTGTTGACCGACCTGCCTGCCTGGGTATGGGTTCTGACCGCCGTCCTGGGGGCTGCGGTTGGGGTGGCGTGGGCGACCTTGACCGGCGCCATCGTGGCCGAGTCCTACAGTCTCGGGCTGGGCGCGCAGGTCCCCACCGCACGTCTGCTGCGCGACGCGGTGATCATTCCCTTCGGCGGCTTGCTGGCGATGCAATTACCGGTGATCGTCGTCCGGTTGCTGCGGCCTCCGGTGCGAGAGTCGTTGCACGGCGCCGTAATCGGCCTGCTGGGCGGCGCGATGTTCCTGCTCGCCACCAACGTGATCAGAATGATCCCGCAGTTCGGGGACAGCGCGGTGACCGGCGATCTGCCCGTCGAGGACCTCCTGCTCCAAGCCGGGGTGCGAGGAATCGGGGAGCCGTTGACGGGCCTGTCGCTCAGCGCCCTCATCGGAGCATGGCTGTGGTACGTCAACCGCCGCAATCTGCGCACGGTGGCGGTCGGCGGTGTCGGGTTGATCATCGGCGCGGCGGCCTACGCCTGCGTCGGCCTGGCCCAGGCCTACCGGCTGCCGCCCTACCTGCAATTCTGCGTGCACATCGTGTTCGCGGTCGCAGCGGTGATCGCTTTGCGACTGGCGCTGCAGGTCACCATGTTGCGGGACGAGGACGTCGAGACCTATCCGGCGCTTCCGATTCTCTGTGTGTGGTGTCAGCACGTGGTACCCGACACCACGTTCTGCCCAGCCTGCGGCGTCGCCGCACAGGCGGCTTCGCAGACCTCCCGGGCGCAGCGTCGACAAGACCGCCCGCAGCGCCAGATTGCGACGGCAGAATCATGA
- a CDS encoding FKBP-type peptidyl-prolyl cis-trans isomerase yields MNFSRLPSVVAFGACTAAFAVTLAACGSDTTPSASKSSTAPAVSATVTQAAGPDTTCPTTPPAGAGTPEWTLSGATGSVAVTGSTDTAAPVVTVTAPFSVNATEVHTLQAGTGPVVAPTATVSVCYEGVNGRDGSVFDSSYQRGEPAEFSLDGVVPGFQKAIAGQKVGSTVAVAMVSADGYPQGQPRAGILPGDTLVFAIKILSAS; encoded by the coding sequence GTGAACTTCTCCCGCCTGCCCTCTGTTGTTGCGTTCGGTGCCTGCACTGCCGCGTTTGCCGTGACCCTTGCGGCCTGCGGCTCGGACACCACCCCGTCGGCGAGCAAGTCGTCTACCGCCCCTGCGGTCTCGGCCACCGTCACCCAGGCGGCAGGCCCGGATACGACATGCCCGACTACACCCCCGGCAGGCGCGGGCACTCCGGAGTGGACGTTGTCCGGCGCGACCGGCAGTGTCGCTGTCACCGGCTCGACGGACACCGCGGCCCCGGTCGTCACGGTGACCGCTCCCTTCAGCGTGAACGCGACCGAGGTGCACACGCTGCAAGCAGGTACCGGACCCGTCGTCGCACCGACGGCCACCGTCTCGGTCTGCTACGAGGGTGTCAACGGCCGCGACGGCAGCGTCTTCGACAGCAGCTACCAACGGGGCGAGCCGGCCGAATTCTCGCTCGACGGCGTGGTTCCCGGCTTCCAGAAGGCGATCGCGGGCCAGAAGGTCGGATCGACCGTCGCGGTCGCGATGGTGAGCGCCGACGGCTACCCGCAGGGCCAGCCGCGGGCCGGCATCCTGCCGGGCGACACGCTGGTCTTCGCCATCAAGATCCTCAGCGCCTCGTAG
- a CDS encoding S53 family peptidase, with protein sequence MSRGAQVAVRALRVPLVLLVAGAVVVAAIAFRPHSDSGLPQLISGPFALLLAGATNLGDSQARSVELTAELPDAQRPDRLDAWATANGLSVRWQPGARWAVISGPPARVAAAFHVVVHDFRAKAGQVFYASPQQPAVPASLRDKVTGLGRILSYSPYHSNSPSFRPLDVPDHSLPPDSLRTTYNVRPLTEAGYTGRGGTIAVFGFDGFDQADLDMFTATYGLPRLVPEVVGGVPEQRSGESTMDLQVAHAIAPDARKVLVNARTTVAGGSTYVKIAELMQSVDRQFPGAVWSLSIGWGCDRLITAADLAPIRGAISTALAHGTTVFDASGDLAGLECKRGHDWSAPPGPADVGLDAVASLPEVTSVGGTTLSTDENYRWLGEQAWSDGPLTQGSGGGVSNLFDRPPWQAAVTTTTNTVRRLTPDVSAVADNSTGAVIVQNQQLVVGGGTSQSAPIWAGIAAVMNQFLVANGGRPVGELNPMLYRLKAGAARPAFHDITLGTNAVAISQPGYDMVTGLGSPDVDNMVRDILDVQRSPR encoded by the coding sequence GTGTCGAGGGGAGCACAGGTCGCTGTGCGCGCACTGCGGGTGCCACTCGTCCTGTTGGTCGCCGGTGCAGTGGTCGTCGCGGCGATCGCGTTCCGACCGCATTCGGACTCCGGGCTCCCGCAGCTGATTTCGGGCCCGTTCGCGTTGCTGCTCGCGGGGGCGACGAATCTGGGCGACTCGCAGGCGCGCAGCGTCGAGCTGACCGCGGAGCTGCCTGACGCGCAACGCCCCGACCGGCTCGACGCGTGGGCCACGGCCAACGGCCTGTCGGTCCGGTGGCAGCCCGGAGCGCGCTGGGCGGTGATCAGCGGCCCACCCGCTCGTGTCGCGGCCGCGTTCCACGTGGTCGTCCACGACTTCCGCGCGAAGGCCGGCCAGGTGTTCTACGCCTCGCCTCAGCAGCCCGCGGTCCCGGCATCGTTGCGTGACAAGGTGACTGGTCTCGGGCGGATCCTCAGCTACTCGCCCTACCACTCCAACAGCCCGTCGTTCCGGCCGCTGGACGTGCCCGACCACAGCCTGCCGCCCGACTCCCTGCGGACGACCTACAACGTGCGCCCGCTGACCGAGGCCGGCTACACCGGCAGGGGTGGCACCATCGCGGTCTTCGGATTCGACGGATTCGACCAGGCCGACCTGGACATGTTCACCGCCACCTACGGTTTGCCCCGGCTGGTTCCCGAGGTCGTCGGCGGCGTGCCCGAGCAACGCAGCGGCGAATCGACGATGGATCTGCAAGTCGCCCACGCGATCGCACCCGATGCACGCAAAGTGCTGGTGAACGCCAGGACGACGGTCGCCGGTGGTAGCACCTACGTCAAGATCGCCGAGCTGATGCAGTCGGTGGACCGGCAGTTCCCCGGGGCGGTGTGGAGTCTGTCCATCGGCTGGGGCTGCGACAGGCTGATCACCGCGGCCGACCTGGCCCCGATCCGTGGTGCGATCTCGACCGCACTTGCCCACGGCACCACGGTGTTCGACGCGAGCGGAGATCTGGCCGGCCTGGAATGCAAACGCGGCCATGACTGGTCGGCGCCACCCGGACCCGCCGACGTGGGGCTCGATGCCGTCGCGTCGCTACCCGAGGTGACCAGCGTAGGTGGGACCACGCTGTCCACCGACGAGAACTACCGGTGGCTGGGTGAACAAGCCTGGAGCGACGGTCCGTTGACGCAGGGGAGTGGTGGTGGGGTGTCCAACCTCTTCGACCGGCCGCCGTGGCAGGCCGCTGTGACCACGACGACCAACACCGTTCGCCGGCTGACACCCGATGTCTCGGCGGTGGCCGACAACTCGACCGGTGCGGTCATCGTGCAGAACCAGCAGCTGGTGGTCGGGGGTGGCACGTCGCAATCCGCACCGATCTGGGCCGGTATCGCCGCGGTGATGAATCAGTTCCTGGTCGCCAACGGCGGGCGGCCGGTCGGTGAGCTCAATCCGATGCTCTACCGGCTGAAAGCCGGCGCTGCCCGGCCGGCATTCCACGACATCACGTTGGGCACCAACGCTGTCGCGATTTCACAGCCGGGCTACGACATGGTCACCGGCCTGGGCAGTCCCGACGTCGACAACATGGTGCGCGACATCCTCGACGTGCAACGGTCCCCGCGATGA
- a CDS encoding S1C family serine protease: MYPPPYVARPRDGRSASQQNPRQRMRSRVGVLVGGTAVVAMIAGAAGAVAVVDHAGRPTATAQGQLVPGAPKNPAVAGQPASAAPVGSVEQVSDKVLPSVVKLQISTGQGSEEGSGIILSSDGLILTNNHVVAAAAQGAGSGPMAVEDGPDGQFPGGRGGRPFGQSGGGIAATVTFSDGRTVPFTVVGADPADDIAVVRAQNVSGLTPITIGSSKDLKVGQNVVAIGSPLGLQGTVTTGIISALDRPVATGDEQSGQHSVMSAIQTDAAINPGNSGGALVNMNGELIGVNSAIASLGSGQDSQAAQSGSIGLGFAIPVDQAKRIADELISTGTVQRASLGVQLSSDDSARGALVAGVADGSPAAAAGMSKGAVITKVDNKVIDGPEALVAAIHSKAPGDNVTLTYNDPSGASRTVQVTLGQIQS, encoded by the coding sequence ATGTATCCGCCACCGTACGTGGCCCGGCCCCGGGATGGGAGATCTGCATCACAGCAAAATCCCCGGCAACGGATGAGGTCGCGGGTGGGTGTGTTGGTCGGCGGTACGGCCGTGGTCGCGATGATTGCCGGCGCCGCCGGGGCGGTCGCCGTGGTCGACCATGCCGGGCGCCCGACGGCTACCGCACAGGGGCAACTCGTACCCGGGGCGCCGAAGAACCCCGCCGTCGCCGGCCAGCCGGCCAGCGCGGCACCCGTCGGGTCGGTCGAGCAGGTCTCGGACAAGGTGCTGCCCAGTGTCGTGAAGCTGCAGATCTCCACTGGTCAAGGCAGTGAGGAGGGGTCCGGAATCATCCTGAGCTCCGACGGGCTGATCTTGACCAACAATCACGTCGTGGCTGCCGCTGCCCAGGGCGCGGGTAGCGGGCCGATGGCAGTCGAGGACGGGCCGGACGGTCAGTTCCCCGGCGGACGCGGCGGCCGGCCGTTCGGCCAGAGCGGCGGAGGGATTGCGGCGACGGTCACGTTCTCCGACGGCCGGACCGTGCCGTTCACGGTCGTGGGCGCTGACCCCGCCGACGACATCGCGGTGGTTCGGGCTCAGAACGTTTCGGGCCTGACCCCGATCACGATCGGATCCTCGAAGGATCTGAAGGTCGGCCAGAACGTTGTCGCGATCGGCTCGCCGCTGGGTCTGCAGGGCACCGTGACGACGGGCATCATCAGCGCGCTGGACCGTCCCGTCGCCACCGGCGACGAGCAGTCCGGCCAGCATTCGGTCATGAGCGCCATCCAGACCGATGCGGCGATCAACCCCGGTAACTCCGGTGGCGCGCTGGTGAACATGAACGGCGAACTGATCGGCGTCAACTCTGCGATCGCTTCCCTTGGCAGCGGCCAGGATTCGCAGGCGGCGCAGAGCGGATCAATCGGGCTTGGCTTCGCGATTCCGGTTGACCAAGCGAAACGCATTGCTGACGAACTGATTTCGACCGGAACGGTGCAGCGAGCCTCGCTCGGTGTTCAGCTCAGCTCCGACGACAGCGCACGCGGTGCACTGGTCGCCGGTGTCGCCGACGGAAGCCCGGCCGCAGCGGCAGGCATGTCGAAGGGTGCGGTGATCACCAAGGTCGACAACAAGGTGATCGACGGCCCGGAGGCGCTCGTCGCGGCCATCCATTCCAAGGCGCCTGGCGACAACGTCACGCTGACCTACAACGACCCGTCGGGCGCGTCACGCACCGTGCAGGTCACCCTCGGACAGATTCAGTCCTAG
- a CDS encoding phytoene/squalene synthase family protein, which produces MIGSELDAAGVHQPALREAYRQCRVLNARHGKTFFLATRLLAPYQRPAVHALYAFARRADDILDDRDTGLSPDQRTSELTALSNKLFTGLVDHEPCDDDPILAAVVDTARRYEIGWELFDDFLASMRMDLTVTDYPDRSALERYMYGSAEVIGFQTLPILGTVAPREEAAPYAAALGKAFQLTNFLRDVDEDLARGRVYLPADELAAHGVDRDLLSWCQAHRRTDARVRSALMEQHALTRAVYAQAQPGIAMLAPISRPCVETALTLYAKILSRIEALDFEIFTQRATVGTPQRVVVAAGGLGRAWAARIRDRSR; this is translated from the coding sequence ATGATCGGCTCCGAACTCGACGCCGCCGGTGTGCACCAGCCCGCACTGCGGGAGGCCTATCGGCAGTGCCGCGTGCTCAACGCCCGCCACGGCAAGACCTTTTTCCTGGCCACCCGGCTGCTTGCCCCCTACCAACGTCCTGCGGTGCACGCGCTGTACGCCTTCGCTCGTCGCGCCGACGACATCCTCGACGATCGCGACACCGGCCTGAGTCCGGACCAGCGCACCTCGGAGCTCACCGCGCTGTCGAACAAACTGTTCACCGGTCTGGTCGACCACGAACCGTGCGACGACGACCCGATCCTGGCGGCAGTGGTCGACACGGCACGGCGATACGAGATCGGCTGGGAGTTGTTCGACGACTTCTTGGCCTCCATGCGGATGGACCTCACCGTCACCGACTATCCGGATCGCAGCGCGCTGGAGCGCTACATGTACGGCTCAGCCGAGGTCATCGGCTTCCAGACCTTGCCGATCCTGGGAACCGTCGCGCCACGCGAGGAGGCCGCGCCCTACGCCGCGGCTCTGGGAAAAGCCTTTCAGCTGACCAACTTCCTGCGTGATGTCGACGAGGACCTTGCTCGTGGCCGGGTATATCTGCCCGCCGACGAGCTGGCCGCGCATGGCGTCGACCGCGACCTGCTGTCGTGGTGTCAAGCGCACCGGCGAACCGATGCGCGGGTACGTTCGGCGCTGATGGAACAACATGCGCTCACCCGCGCCGTGTACGCGCAAGCCCAGCCGGGAATCGCAATGCTGGCACCGATTTCGCGTCCCTGTGTCGAAACCGCGCTGACCCTGTACGCCAAAATCCTGTCCCGCATCGAAGCGCTGGACTTCGAGATCTTCACGCAGCGGGCCACTGTGGGCACCCCACAGCGTGTCGTTGTCGCCGCCGGCGGCCTCGGACGGGCCTGGGCCGCCCGCATCCGAGACAGGAGCCGTTGA
- a CDS encoding alpha/beta fold hydrolase has protein sequence MLEKSEIRFLPVGERRLAYEVRGDGPPLVAPAWWVSHLELDWQNPGVRRFWEGVADGYTLIRYDRLGVGMSDRAVRRADLSLDGEVTALRALLDELGLDRVSLIGGSSGSCTATAFAAAFPDRVERLVLYGSYPHGEELTAPGVGDAIVAAVRAHWGLGSRMLSDIFLGSAEAAEHERFARLQRESASADTAAELLSLVYRFDIREHLPLVRQPTTVVHRRDDRAVPYRLGREVAAAIRGAKFIPLQGQSHFPWHGDIESVIRACRQGLLSDQTAQPVADRESVLLSEREREVLGCVAHGLGDREIAEQLQLSPHTVHRHVANIRRKLGATSRTAAVAQAARLGLV, from the coding sequence ATGCTCGAGAAATCCGAGATTCGCTTCCTGCCGGTCGGCGAGCGGCGTCTGGCGTACGAGGTGCGCGGCGACGGTCCGCCGCTGGTGGCGCCCGCGTGGTGGGTGAGCCACCTCGAACTGGATTGGCAGAACCCCGGTGTCCGGCGGTTCTGGGAGGGCGTCGCGGACGGGTACACCCTGATTCGCTATGACCGGCTCGGGGTCGGAATGTCGGACCGCGCGGTGCGCCGGGCCGATCTCAGTCTCGACGGCGAGGTCACGGCGTTGCGTGCGTTGCTCGATGAGCTCGGGCTCGATCGGGTGTCGCTGATCGGCGGTTCGTCGGGCAGCTGTACCGCCACGGCCTTCGCCGCCGCGTTCCCGGATCGCGTGGAGCGGCTGGTGTTGTACGGGTCGTACCCGCACGGGGAAGAGCTGACGGCCCCGGGGGTTGGCGACGCGATCGTGGCGGCGGTGCGCGCCCACTGGGGGCTCGGGTCGCGGATGCTGAGCGACATCTTTCTCGGCAGTGCCGAGGCGGCCGAGCATGAGCGTTTCGCGCGGCTGCAACGTGAGTCGGCGTCCGCGGACACCGCCGCCGAACTGCTGAGCCTGGTCTACCGATTCGATATCCGCGAACACCTTCCGCTGGTGCGTCAGCCGACGACGGTGGTGCATCGGCGTGATGACCGCGCGGTCCCGTACCGGCTCGGACGAGAGGTCGCAGCCGCCATCCGTGGCGCGAAATTCATTCCGCTGCAAGGGCAATCGCACTTTCCCTGGCACGGTGACATCGAGTCCGTCATCCGCGCCTGCCGTCAGGGTCTGCTCTCCGACCAGACGGCGCAACCCGTTGCCGACCGCGAGTCTGTGCTGCTGTCCGAGCGGGAACGCGAGGTTCTCGGTTGTGTCGCACACGGTCTCGGGGATCGCGAGATCGCCGAGCAGCTCCAGCTGAGCCCGCATACCGTGCACCGGCACGTCGCGAACATTCGCCGCAAGCTGGGGGCGACGTCCCGGACGGCCGCGGTCGCGCAGGCAGCCCGCCTCGGGCTGGTCTAG